A stretch of DNA from Carassius carassius chromosome 22, fCarCar2.1, whole genome shotgun sequence:
AACCATGTGTCAAACATTAAAGGTGTCCGTATCATGCACCACACTGGAGGCAATGCTGTCTGAAAGAAAATAAACTGACTACACGTCAGTCAGTCAGtcctctctccctgtctctctctcaaaGACCAGCAATTTCCTTAAGTCTAATGTAGTTGTCAACAGCAGCTGGCCAGTTGATGGGTGGAGCGAGCTGGCTCTGTCTCTCCAAGTTGGCAAAATTTGCTTGGAGGTTAGCATCTCCACACAAACTGTTTGTGGGTGGCAGAAGGTCTTTGAACTCCTGTAACACTTGGGGATCCACTGGGAATCCACAATCCCTTCCACCAAACCTAAGGCCgcacaaaaaaacacaacagtGAACTcattattaatagtatttaaatctCAAATTGAAAAAATGACAATACAGGTGCTACATACAAACCTGTCAGGCAGGTGATACATGGTCTCCGGTTTcccagatggacagagagactgACGCACAGGCCTGATTGTATGGTTATTCCAAAGCTCTCTGTGCTCATCAAGCTCTTTCTGAAAGATGCCCAGGAAAACATACCGTACAAGACACTTGTGTTCATGGGTGCCATTGAAGTAGTGTCTCTCTCTCAGGTCACTGAATAAATCCATCCAGAACTGTGTCCTAATAATGGAGTTAAAGTATACACAGTGATTTCAGTTTTGTATAAATGTTTCTAacacaaatacttaaaaaattatgTGACTGTCTTGGAAAACAACATCCTGCACTGCATTCCAGCAGAATGTTGGACTGTCAACACTTGTTTCTcgttattacaatttgaaacaaCCACCCACACTAATCCTTTTACTTGTCATAACTATTGCACAATCGACAGTACACAGCCTAATCCATGAATGACGCTCATATAAATAAGCCTACATTTTCAAAGTCAGCATTGTATGGTGCCAACCCAGCATAATATTACGAAAAGATTACAGAAATATCAAACAGTATtgaaaaatatgtatgtgtgtaagtCTTCTATTTCACACCCTCTATGACATCTAAAAACATACTTCTGTTTCCTGAAAAAGGACCACCAGCTTTCAATCCTTTGATTGGCAGTTGAAGTGCCATACATGTGGCTGAGAGAACCCGCAAATTCATCAGTGTGGTCCTCTCTTAAAGGACAGTGGATGGCAGCCATGTCTCCGTTTTCTGTCCCACAGTCTGTCCGAAGACGAGCCGGAAGGCCACAGCTCGAAACACACTACAGGTAATGGTGAGCAATTACTGCAGGGTCGTTGTTGGTGCTACCACTACTGAGCCACATAACCCGCCTTGAATACCCATCGATGCAGCCACTGATGGCAATCCCAAAGGGCTTGAGCTTGTCATAGCCATCCACGTGCCACACCTGATTGGGTCCTGCGGCGCAATAGGATCGCCTAACAAATCTGCGTCTATGACAGAGAGATAATCCTGTTGGATTTAATAATCTGAGGGCTTGCATGACATTGTCTTGTTTTACTGTCAGTGAATGCTTCTGTCGCAGGGTCTGCCACATAGCCCTGTAGCCCAACAGCTGTCCTGAGCCATTCAATTCAGTAGTGATGGCAGCATTCACAGTCTCCAGTGGAGTGTAATTTGCTCTCCGACTTAAGTTTAGCCATTTCAGCCTTCTTTTTAGAGTTTTCAGGCTCATTACAATCCCATGCTTTGACTCCAAAAAATCTCTAATAACCTCGTCGGAGTGGTCCTTTCTGAAGTAGGCACGTATTAGGTCATCCTCTGAGGGTTCATGgttatggacacacacacacacacagaaattcaTTATAATAACTAATGTGCTCTGATGGGGGTTGATAATAGGAGCACAACAAGGGGATGCTACCTGTAGGCCCATGGCCTACGCTTGATGACGTGGATGGATGCTCCGTAAGGAACCCCACGTTCATACCACACGACGGGCAAAACTTGGGAGCGTCCCCCAGTTGCACAGCACAAAACGGACAGAACATTtcaatctgaaaaataaatagttCATATATCAGGACAACAATGTACAAACGCCAGTAATGCATCTATTTAGTGACCCGAAGCGAGCTAGCCAGCTAGTTTCCAGCTAACAACGTTGGCAGTGGACTAATACATTATGGGGATAATATATTGAAAACACGGTATCAGAGGACATCGACAAGTCTGTCATAATAAAAGAGAAACACTTACCTCTTGTAGCCATACACAACAAAAAGCGCACATTCAGATACTTATACTTACTCAAATCCTGAAGGGGGCAGATGTACAGTACGATCCTCTGGTAAGCCTTTCCAATGGCCTCTTTATAATGTTCAAGGACAAAGGGTCTTTCTGTGCCTGGTATATTTTGTACCTCAGAGCCATCAGGATAGACCATGACATATTCTCCATCGTACATTGTGTCTTGATTAAAATCTCGCTGTTTTTTTATAGCATAATGTTTGGTTTCTTTTTAGCCTTTGAAAAGGTCCTCCTCTCAGCCTCTTTAACTTCCCTGAACCTCATGAATTGAGCTGCTCTTCCTTGGATACTTGTCTcattcactaacacacacacaaacacacacacacacacactgattcatTATAGCTATGATTTGAGATTGGTTGATAAATTGTCGCCTTTCTGACAGCTAAAACCACGGGACAATTCAATGCGGGACAGTGGAATAGGAGCACAACATGGGGATGTTACCTGTATGGCCTACGCTTGATGACGTGGATGGACGCTCCGTAAGGAACCCCAGCTTCCCCCAGTTGCACAGCACAAAACGGACAGAACATTtcaatctgaaaaataaatagttCATATATCAGGACAACAATGTACAAACGCCAGTAATGCATCTATTTAGTGACCAGAAGCGAGCTAGCCAGCTAGTTTCCAGCTAACAACGTTGGCAGTGGACTAATACATTATGGGGATAATATGTTGAAAACACGGTATCAGAGGACATCGACAAGTCTGTCATAATAAAAGAGAAACACTTACCTCTTGTAGCCATAAACAACAAAAGCGCACATTCAGATAGCGCGAAGACAACCAGATGGATGCGGGTCCGTCACTGATTATGGCCCCCCTGGAAACATTTCCGTTGTGTCTTtgcagtttgcagttcatttcccTATTTGCTCGTGCTGTGAATATTTGCAGCGTACGTGATGTGAAATCGACGAAGTTGTTTTCTGAATATGTAGTTGTTGTGGCGTTTGTATGTGTTTTCAGAATTTGGAGGTGTTTTCTGAATATGTAGTTGTTGTGGcgtttgtttgtgttttctgaatttggAGGTGTTTTCTGAATATGTAGTTGTTGTGGCGgcgtttgcatgtgttttctgaatttgAAGTTGTTTTCTGAATATGTAGTTGTTGTGGCGTTTGTCTGTGTTGTGACtcttctcggccaccgtacatTAAGCTTAATTTTCCACAACGACTTTGTCACACGTGCTTAACGTGACATCTAAAGCATCATGAAAGCCGTACGAAAAATATGTTTTACCATTACTTCAAGTAGGCTAAGGTAAGTTGTCTTATGACATGGGctgattgtttttttatgttcttcAATATTCTTATGCGTCTGCAGTATACATTTTGAAGTGTAGATTTTGGCACTCGATTACGTGCGCATTTGCGCTTTTCATATGGCACAATAtcaagttacctttatttatacagcgcttttaacaatacagaatgTGTCACagcaactgaacaacaataaTAACGAAAATAGTATAACATTGGCGTGCCATTCACTCAAACCTTAAAGTGGAAAAATCTGTTAAAGTTGTGTAGCTTAGCCTATGTGTAAATAAAAAGGACATTTTTGATGTCTGCACGTGAGCTCATTAAGCTTAATTTTGCCTAATGACTTTATCACATGCGCTTATGCATAAGCCTCATGAAAGCCGTACGGAAAAATACCTTTTACCGTGACATAAAGTAAGGTGAGTTGTCTTATGAAAGGCGGATTGTTTATGTTCTTCGATGTTCTTTTGCTTATTGTCTGCAGCGTAAATACACTAAAGTGTAGCTTTTGGCACTCGATTACGATCGCATTTGCGCTTTGCATATGGCACAATAATGGATGACATTGGCGTGTACAGTCACTCAAACTTTAAAGTGGGGAAAAACTGTTAAAGTTGTGTTGCCTAGCCTATGTGTAAATGAAAACGTCATTTGATGTCTGCACGTAAGCTCATTAAGCTTAATTTTCATAACGACTTTGTCACATGCGCTTATACTGTACATCGTAAGCGTCATGACTTCCATGATATGggggaaaaatactatggaagtcagtggtgtCCAGAAACTGTTTGATCACCAGCATTCTTCGAAATGTCAGAGAAAATCATGGGCAATTCCATGCAAAAGTAAACTTTaccatgaaaatgtatttatttattttttttatcaaagaaaaaaaaaccctgtttaAGTTGTGCATTTAGGTctgcattaaagaaaaatatgtaattttgacctatacaaagtattgttggctattgttactgtacaaatatacccatgcaaCTTAAGaccggttttgtggtccaaggtcacatattgTTGTATCTGTCTGTTTTTCCATCTTGTCCATCCATTACATTCTGTctgagaattatatatatatatatatatatatatatatatacatatatatatatatatatatatatatatatatacatatatatatatatatatatataatttatttattttttggctgaCTGTTTATAACAGAATTAAATTTCATAATGAACTCACTGATTAACAGTTTTTTACGATCCCGGTCATGTTTTAGGGTGACAGCAATCATCTCTTCCACACTCTGGGATTTCTGGTGTGGGTATGCCTTGATGCAGGCACCTTGATTTAATACAGAGATCaccattattcatattaaaactagagctgaaacaacgaatcgatttaatcgattaaaatcgttatttccaacaccgcaccgcatcgagttaaaaacatttcaacttttcagaatgccgcaagcgcaccgcgggtcatgtgacaagaactaaccaatcagcttcatcctttcccgtaacaacgttaaaagctcagtcaggatgaaggaacagctgatcatagttgtatatggatttccattttgaaataaatttagtagcagagctactgcaagcgattttttgggctgcaaatccatttatcctttgctgaaatttccgcgtcttcaaggagagagcaggtcatggttgcttagcaaaggcagatgcctcaggggcgcttctgcccgagcgctttggaaagaaggagaaagcggtgcgcctagcgttttccacacgtttttaggcgcgatttgtgaacggcccctaagagtttcatttgtgcagattctccagtacaatgttgtttgcaaatgtttagtcgtaaaagctgataacattgctttttaacagttaacatgtaaagctttacaaacatgttctgtgatcagtttgtcgtttaccagttcataattcagttgtgcagcctaattatgactgaatgagagaggtaaatgtttaaagatatttgaaatgcactttttttctaagtattcactgctctttttcatacagcaggttttttgtgtgtgtccaatttttttttctggacaaccttctgatggattttactttaaattgtgagttccattcaggtttcatgccattggcactttattcgaaggattgtttacaatttcacagcaaaagctataaagctgtttcccagtaaataataaaatacaacgcactgcaatcttattcttttttatccttattcttcgtgaaaatatgttctgaaagattccttaataagctttgtttgggatgttaaactactttaggagctctaaggactgccatggtgaaaacattatttgaaatctccttgtgaaatttgctagagtatggttcagtgttctgattgcagaagagttcgacaaaggattactaagacaataaaacaactccaggtatatttttgatgaggacatgacagtgcaaaatggttaaaatctcttataaatctatgctgaaggataaagaccatttattaatagtttacttggggaaaaaatatataagtacataTAAGTACATTAATcgattaatcataaaaataattgacagattaatcgattatcaaaataatcgttagttgcagccctaattaaaaCTAAGAATCAGTGGCGGAGCCAGAGGGCTAGTTGGGGTGGCAATTGCCACCCCAGACAAAAAGTCCTTGCCACCCCTGTTGCCACCCCGCTGAAAACATTACACTGTTAATTTTTACGAACATTTCTCAAATCTCCCAGCGGATGTGAATGCATCCTTACGCAGCACGCACAAGCGTGCAGCTGCTGCTACACTTTTCATTGGTTAAGCTGACACGCAGctttgtgcgctcgacatttcttcaCTTTGTGCCGTGAACTTCTAAATTCGCACTTGTGGAGCGCAGCACACTGTGaccccatttttcttttttaagcacATCATTCCGCACCCGCGAAGCGGATACGCGCTTTGTGCGCTCTGTTTTGAAGCGTTTcgtattatcatggttttgcgcactgaacGATTATTAAAAGGCTATTTTTTAATACCTAGCttacacaatacatttaaaataagcataatttaattgtatattatttatgtgtagtgtaggctatataaatatattatatactaatagtaatttgtttttattaacatgtttagattttataaagttactgtgcagattttttcaagaattctTTTTTGCTGCTCatttatacactcactcactaagtttaataaaaatacataatacatttatgtaatatttaaaggtGTTAACTGTAATCTTACAATGCAAAATGATAACTTACAAAGGATTAAATTCATCACAATTATGTAAGTATCTGGATATTTGCCACGGGGCGAGGGCTTCAAtaacctctctcttttttgaccATGTGTTTGCATCCCTGATAGTAGATGTTACTGTAGAGATGTACTGAAGTAACTTTGTGTAGACATACAATTTATTAGCACTTAACATAACATGTCTAGACGTCTTTAAGCAATTTTCCTTGTGTTGTCAAATAGGCTAGACCTCAATATACTCAGATTTTGTCGTAATGTATTACtttagtatttgtattattagtaaCGGTGTACTCATGGTAAATAATAACGAGCAAATTGTTCTATTTTTGCTGTATagttaatacatatataattgtgtacattttggaaaataaacaactttaatttaatctgtatacattttgtggaaaataatttatttttagtgttattCTAAGAAcatcaaacattattttatttctgctatgaataatatatgtatttagaaCAACTTaagaattttacatttaaaaggagGAACAACATTTACAACCTACCAAAtcttatttacaatttattaacaATCCAAATGATTTGACAGGCAGATTATTAAACAGAGAGATAATAAGAGATAATAAGTCATAAGTGGCGAGTTTTGAAACTTACgcatgatgacatcattgatgtAGAGCTGCTGAAATTTAAGTTTTCCCTTTCTCCCTTTGTAACAATAACATCCCCATTAGGAATTATCtccaatttttttcagcatcctCCTAATTCCATCTCTCAAGCTGCCTCCACTCTGAAGACACAGATAACGAATCTGCAAACAACAACAATCAGTAATTAAACACgagcaaaatgttttaaatgataataGGTTAAAAATCACTAATGTTGTTTGTGTTAAGGCACATACCATCTTCTTTCGAAATTCAGCATCTTTTAGTTTCACACACAACTCCTCGAATTCCTCTACAGTCTTGCATGGTTTCTCTAGCACCTCTGTGAGATCAGAGACAGAGGTGCTTGGCTGGCGCACTGATTGCTGCATTGTTTCAACAGCTGATGTAATGTTGTTTTGGATTTGGTCCAGTTTCAACATGATTCTTCTTTCTAAATTCTCAAATAACTTGTAGATTTCTGAGCAGAATTTATTTTGAAACATAAATGAAATTACAAACTAcagcaataaataataaaaaaattataacaaaaacaaCGCTAAGACAACATAATAATTGAAGAATTATGATGAAATCAATTGTTACCATCCCGAAGAGATTGTGGATTAATCACACTTCCTAAACAAGTCACAAATACATTTCGTCAGATAATGaatacattatgtgtgtgtgtgtgtgtgtgtgtgtgtgtgtgtgtgtgtgtgtatgtatgtatgtgtcagtgtgtgttttggTGTACCTTGATTCTGCCAATTGGCTGAAACTGACTGTTGTGGCTGCAGTCGTGGTGTTGAAAGACATGGAACTGTGAacaaattacaagaaaaaaaaaatcattagattAAACATTTCATGACCTATTGGTAGTCCAACAGTCACACTCTTGAGCTGTACAGTGTTCAGCTGTACAGTCATAAAGACAATAATATTAGCATGTTTAAATCATGACATAatatcttaaaaaatatttttatgtaacaATAATTATTAGAGTTTTGCATGTtttgaattaatttgtttttatttttttagtaatcaACATTATAACACAAACATGGTAGACTAACTTTAACCTTGATTGCATTGAGATTTTACTCACAGGAAGGTGCCCAAGGCAAAATCAcattagatcttttttttttttactgggtgCTCCTCATCTAACtccgaaaataaaacaaaatatatatatatatatcagtaaaatTTCAGACTATAGCAAACAAATGAAAATTAATCATAGTGACTTTACCTTCACCAGGCTCCCcagctgaaaacaaaacaaaatattagcGAGGACCTTTTGACATTTCttaaaagacaaaaatgaaaattctgtcatcatacgcACCCTTGAGTTGTTCCAAAGGGTTacagacattcttcaaaatatcttcctttgtgttcagcagaacaaatatatttatacaggGTTGGAACAACTCAAGGGTGaggatgatgacagaattttcctttttgggtgttATCCCTTTAATCTTCTGGCCTTTGTGAATCATTTTTTCACAACATATAACGACTATTCCATTTTATATTCTCATCAACAGTTTTTGTAAACTTGCTACTTGTGTCACCGGCCTATAAAGtggggcctttc
This window harbors:
- the LOC132099118 gene encoding uncharacterized protein LOC132099118, encoding MAAIHCPLREDHTDEFAGSLSHMYGTSTANQRIESWWSFFRKQKTQFWMDLFSDLRERHYFNGTHEHKCLVRYVFLGIFQKELDEHRELWNNHTIRPVRQSLCPSGKPETMYHLPDRFGGRDCGFPVDPQVLQEFKDLLPPTNSLCGDANLQANFANLERQSQLAPPINWPAAVDNYIRLKEIAGL